TTCAGACAGAACCTTTGTATACCCGCTTAACGCAAATGTGCTACACAAAAGTGCAACTGCAAGCTCTGGATATAACACAAAAGTTCAAGCAGGTGAACAATTAATTTATCTTTGGAGTCACAATGAATGGATTAACGTTGAAAATGCAAAAGGTGTTCGAGGCTGGATTCTAAAGAATGACACAAGAGAATTCATTCCAAACATTTTCTTAAATCCTAAGGTGACTCAATCAGGAAATGCCACAACATTAGTTTGGGATAAATCGTTGAATTTTGCTGTAGGAAACAAGCTTCTTTCAAATGGAGTTGTTCAGCTTACTGGAAGCAAGCTTCATACTGTTTTACCGACTCAATCGATTAAAGGGTTGAAAAATATTTCAGCTACTTCTAGTACCATTACGTTAACACCTGAATCAGGCTATATGATTGGAGTACGTAACAACAGCAAGCAAACTCAGGTTAAGGTCATGCCAATTGGATTAGCTGGTAAGAAAATCATTGTTGATGCAGGTCATGGAGATCAAGATCCAGGTGCCGTTGGTCCAACAAAATTAAAAGAAAAAGATGTAACATTAGACGTTTCAAGAAAATTAAAAGCAGAGCTTGAGCGCCAAGGAGCGATTGTTACCCTTACTCGAAGTGGTGATACGTTTTTAACTTTGGCACAGCGTGTTGCGATTGCAAACTCATCTGACAATGATGCCTTTATTAGCATTCATGCAAACGCTAGTGTGAGCACATCTGCACGAGGTACAGAAACGTACTATAACACTGCCTATAACTTTAACGGTCCAAAAAGTAGTGTACTAGCTTCTTATATTCAAGATTCATTAGTTGATAGAATCAACACCTACGACCGTGGCACAAAAACAGCGAACTACTATGTTCTAAAAAATAACGAGCTACCTAGTGCATTAGTTGAATTAGCTTTTATCTCAAATCCAAACGAAGAATCAATGCTGAAAAACGACATTACACGTGGACAAGCTGCCGTTGGAATTGCTGAAGGCTTAAAAAATACTTCACTGGAGGAAACTAAGATGAAAAAGAAAAGTATGTTTGTTATCTCTTCTGTTTTTCTTACTGGATTTTTAGTAGGAAGCTACACCCCTACTCAAGTCGGTTCAGCTGCAAGCAATGTTGTGTTAGCAAGTGTTGAGTGGGTAACAAACCAAATTAATCCTCTTCAATCACGAGTAACAAAACTAGAAAGTGAAGTAGCCTCTCTAAAAAACGCCATTAAAGATGGCGGTGGCTCTGAGTCAACTTTGCCTTCTAAAGTTTATGTAAGCAGTGCATCTGCAACCGTTCATAAAGGAGCAACGAAAGATTACGCAGTTGTTGCTACGTTTATGAAAGGAAAAGAACTTTCTGTTATTGACGAACATGATGGTAGCACTGGTAAATGGTATCGCGTTGAATATGCAACAGGCAAATATGGCTGGATCTTTTCTGCTGATGTTTCAACAACAACAGTCGCTAAGCTTTCAACTGTAACAATCACTGCATCAGCAACCGTTCATAGAGGTGCAACAACAGATTATCGTTCAGTCGCTGTTTTACAAAAAGGGACAACCGTTAAATATGTAGGATCTTTCACTAACAACAACGGTGAACTTTGGTACAACGTTGAATTATCAAACGGTGTAAGAGGTTGGATTCAAGCAATCTATGGAGAGGTGAAATAATAGTATGGCTAAAAAAGTTCTATTAGGTGTTTTTCTGACACTTAGCCTACTATGGAATGCAGACGGAGCAAATGCTGCATCAATTAAAACATATTCTAATCCCGTTGCTGTCCAACTCGTTGATATTTCAACTAGTTCACTTAAATTACAAAGCATCTATGAATTAACGAATAAAGCAAACAACCAAAAAACTTACTTTTTACCGGGTCTTAATATAACGATTACCCGTTCACAAAGCAATGTAAACATTGACGCAGGATCAGCTTCTTTTTCTTCCGCAAGTGGATTTGAATTAAAAGAAGTGTATAACGTTGCGCAATATGCACGTTTCACCACAACAACTGATCTTAAAAGTGGGGCTACATCAGATTACCAGACGAAAAAGTCGTTAACAAAAGCCGAAACAGCTGAGTATATTGGAAGCTTCGTTAACAACAAGGGCGAAACATGGTTCAACGTTCAGGCTGCAGATGGAACAAAGGGCTGGGTCCCTGCTAAAACAACCTTAATTGACAAAAATACCGTTTCACTGCCGACAATTGCCTACGGTGCTAATGCTTATCGAGGCGGCATGTCTCTTCTGGCTAAAACAGCTGGTAAAGTAGCAATCGTCAATAATCTTGATCTAGAAGACTACTTAAAAGGTGTTGTACCAAATGAAATGCCCGCATCATGGCATAAAGAAGCTTTAAAAGCACAAGCAATTGTAGCGAGAAGCTATGCGGCTAACAGCATGTCTTTAAAAAATACAACCGCAAGCCAAGTGTACAAAGGCTACACATCTGAAGATGCTAGATCGAATCAGGCTGTTAGTGAAACAGCTGGTGTGGTGGTGAAGTATAACGGTAAGCCAATTCAAACATTTTTCTACTCAACAAGTGGCGGTCGAACCGCAAATGTTGGTGATGTTTGGAACTCAAATCAAGCGAGCTTCCCATACTTGATTTCCGTTGATGATCCATACGAAAATTCACCACACAGCAACTGGCAAAATTCATTTACATCAAGTATGATTTTAAATAGCTTCGGCTTAGATCCAGCAACAACAACACTTTATGATATTAAAACAAATCCAACAGGAGCCAATGGCGAGATAACAAGTGTCACCATTAGCACATCTGCTGGAGAAAAAACCGTCACAGGTAACGAGCTCACAATCCGTAAGCTCTTCCCAATCGAAGGAAGCTATGGCTTCTTAAAATCAAACTGGTTTACGTTGGATGTAAATAAAGAATACACCGTTCAAACCGCTAGTGGCCAACAATCACAACTAAGTGTTTCCGGCCAACAAGTGATGACGGGAACAAACACAACATCAACCATCTCATCATCAGATGTTTCCATTCAAACAGCAAGTGGAACCATCACCAAAGAAGCTGACCCTGCCTCTATTACCGCTACAGGTAAAGGCTGGGGCCACCGTATCGGCATGAGCCAATACGGCGCCAAAGGCTTCGCCGAAAACAACTGGAAAGCTGTTGATATTGTGAAGCATTATTTTCCTAATACGGATGTTTCGAAGTAAAGGCGAATAAAAAGCATGGATCTGAATTGATCCATGCTTTTTAGCTTTATGGAAATTCTAAGATGTTAGATATATTTAGAATGAAGAGCATTTTACTTCTATCAATCGTCTAACTTGGTTTTCATCACTTCTATGAAGACCATCTCACTCTCATTAATCACACAACTTGGTCTTCATTGCTCGTATGAAGACTATCTTGCTCCTATAAATCACCCTACTTGGTCTTCATCTCTCCTATGAAGACTATCTGCTCTCATTAATCACCTAACTTGGTCTTCATTGCTCGTATGAAGACCATCTCGCTCTCATTAATCACCCTACTTGGTCTTCATCTCTCCTATGAAGACCATCTCACTCTCATCAATCACCCTACTTGGTCTTCATCTCTCCTATGAAGACCATCTCACTCTCATCAATCACCCTACTTGGTCTTCATCTCTCCTATGAAGACCATCTCACTCTCATCAATCACCCTACCTGGTCTTCATCTCTCCTATGAAGACCATCTCACTCTCATCAATCACCTAACTTGGTCTTCATTGCTCGTATGAAAGCTATCTCACTCTCATTAATCACACAACTTGTTCTTAATCGCTCTCACGAAGACCATCTCTTACCATAAATACTAATTCAATAATGTATAAAGGTGATGATATTAGAATGTACAGCGAAGAGGTGTACTGATAGTACGAGTATTGGGACATAGTTGTGGATGATATGCGATATTATGTCTCGATTGTGCCGGAACCGGGACATAATTATGGATGACTTGCTATTTTTTGTCTCGATTGTACGGGAATCGGAACATATATCTGGGTGACTTGCTATTTTTTGTCTCGATTGTTCCAGTATCGGGACATATATCTGGATGACATGCTATTTTTTGTCTCGATTGTTCCAGTATCGGGACATATATGTGGATAACAAGCTGTTTTTTGTCTCGATTGTTCCAGTATCGGGACATATATCTAGATAACTTGCTATTTTTTGTCTCAATTGTTCCAGTATCGAGACATAAAAGTGGATAACTTGCTGTTTTTTGTCTCAATTGTTCCAGTATCGAGACATAAAAGTGGATAACTTGCTATTTTTTGTCTCGATTGTGCCAGTATCGAGACAGAAAAGTGGATAACTTGCTATTTTTTGTCTCGATTGTGCCAGTATCGAGACATATATGTGGATGACTTGCTATTTTTTGTCTCGATTGTGCCAGTTTCGAGACATATATGTGGATGACTTGCTATTTTTTGTCTCGATTGTGCCAGTTTCGAGACATATATGTGGATGACTTGCTATTTTTTGTCTCGATTGTGCCAGTAGAGAGAATCGGTTAAAAAAGGACGACTCATCTCCCCACAATTCCCCCCCCCCAACATTAAAAACCCCATTCACCAAGTGAATGGGGCCATCCCAACAAAATCCTCTATCATTCCTTCACCGACGTCCATTTCCCCGTCCTCTGACTGATAAACTCTAACAGCCTCAAGAAAATGAAAGGTGCAATCAAGATAATTAATATCGCAACCCATAACGTATTAAGAAGAAAATCTGTAAATCCACCGATTACAACTCTTGGTATATTCACCGTGAAATACACAAACAAGGCAATGTACAATGGATTTTTTTGCAAACGAAGAAACGCAATGTAGATCAGTTGAATAAACACACCAACATAAACCGTACCGAGTATTAAGCCAATATATCCAAAGTTCGCAAAAGCTTCACCTGCAAATAATGTGTTTAACACCCCTGCTGTTCCCTCTTCGACACGTTGTGGGAAGTAAACCTCCATCGCTAAACGAGCTGAACGTATTTGTTCAATGTCGTAAAGACCGATAATTGAAGATGGCAAGCTTTGTCCCATTAACAATGGCAATTTATCAGAGAATAGCTCTAAGTGCATGTAGTAACCAGCGATTTGCGTAAGAATTAAGCGACCGACCGGACCACGATTATAATCTAAAAATGCACTTGGATCGGACACACCTTGAATGACTACATATAAAACAATAATTCCACCGATGGCTATTGTCCCAAGAGCAATCACACGTGACCACGTAAGCTTAATCACTTGAAGGTAAAGCAGTAATAAAATAAACATTAATAGATAAAAGAATATCGGTGCTTTAGACAAATCATAAATTTGAATAAACACTGAGCATGAAAATGTAATAAGAAACAGTGCAATCCATTTCATTTTCATTGTTTTATAGCTATAAATAAACGTAATCATTGATAAAATCGGCGTTAGACCGATCGCAAAAATGTTACGAATAAGTGTATTCCCCTGGAAGCCTCGGGCAGCTTCAATACGAAGCTCAGCTAAGTTGCTGCTTCCTAGCAACATTTCAACAATTGGAATGGCTTCTAAATAATAGATCGTATAGGCAATCGATAGAAGAGAAAGTCCTGTTAATCCTAAGTACACAAGATATGTTAATGTATCTTGTTGAATAACTATTGGACTTTTTAAATAAGTATCAAATTCCTTTTCAGCTTTGAAACCAATCAAGTTTGAAACAAGATACATCGACAATGGCAGCATCACCATGACAAAACAAATTGTATAAAAGCCAATCACACGATAACGATCATCTGATAAGAGATTAATCATATAATGCTTATCAATGTCCAAGGCGATAAGTAAACTACCAATAAAGGAAGAAATAAATAATGAATAATAGAAGACAAGAGAAAGTAAATTTGGTTTTAATATGGACATCGTTCCTGCGGACTTTTTAAACAAATAAAAAGATAGAACAGCTACAATGAGCCAAATCGTGATATATAGCACTTGATTAGACCTCCAGCTTTGATGTTCTAAAATTGAAGCTTCTTTCGCCAATATTGTTGAAGTGACTAGATAACTAGAATCAGCAACAATACCTGCGAAAATAGCCTAACTGAGTTTTTCATAATTCCGGAATTGACTGGCACCACCAACAAAAACCAGGAATTGACAGACACCACAAACTAAAAAGGGGCGTCCGTTAAGCGCCCCTCTTTCTTATTTGTCGCTTATCATTTTAACAATTTTTTCGGAGGTGTTTCCATCCCCAAATATTGGTGGGTAGTCAGAATGGCATGGTGCTTGAACGGCTTCTAAGATTTTCTCTGTATCTGCTCCAACTAAAATGTTGGCATCTTGATGTAATGTTTCAACCCACTCGGTTTCATCACGAAGCGTCACACATGGAGTTTTCACAAAGTAAGCCTCTTTTTGTACACCGCCAGAGTCTGTTAAGATCTTTTTCGCATTTTTTTCTAAAGAAAGCATGTCCAAGTATCCGATTGGTTCAATAACCTTTAAACCTGGAATGGCGTCAAGATCTATACCAGATGATTTTAGCTTGTTCTTTGTTCTTGGGTGAATCGGCCATACCTTTGTTCCTTCAACCTTGCTGAATGCATCAAGAATATTGTTCATACGCTCAGGATCTTCTGTGTTTTCAGCACGATGAACCGTAATTAAGTAAAATTCTTTTTCTGTTAAGCCCAAGTCGTTCATTAACGTTGATTTGTCGGCAATGTCTTGGTTATACATAACCGCGTCATACATTACGTCTCCAACGTTAAAAACGTTTTTTGTAATGTTTTCTTTTTCAAGGTTTTGAACAGCCGTATCTGTTGGGCAGAATAGAAATTCTGACACATGGTCTGTTAAAATGCGGTTTACTTCTTCAGGCATTTTTTTGTTAAAGCTACGTAAGCCTGCTTCGATGTGAACAATTGGAATATGTAGCTTTGATGCAGCAAGTGCTCCTGCTAATGTTGAGTTTGTGTCACCGTACACTAACACATAATCAGGTTCTTCCTTTAGGATAATTTCTTCAATGCTTGTTAGCATATTTGCCGTTTGAACACCGTGAGATCCTGACCCTACGTTTAAATGATAATCAGGCTTTGGAATGTTTAATTCCTCAAAAAAGATATCAGACATATTGGCATCATAATGCTGACCAGTATGAACGATGATTTCTGTATGTTGCTTTCTAATTTCACGGGAAACAGGACCTGCTTTAATAAACTGTGGTCTTGCCCCAAGTATCGTTACAATCTTCATATTATCAACCCTTTAAGTTATTAATATAATTTTTCACTAGAATTGAATTGATGTTATAGGGATTATGATATTTGCTTCCCTTTACTTTAAATGATAGTGAATTAAGGTATTGAACATAGTTACCCGTAATTCCGTACCATTCCATCGGATCTTTATGATAACGGCTGTACAACTCTTTTTTATTATAAACCTTCTTTAACAGAGGATAGAGTGCCCCATATTTGTTTTTATAAGAAGTAGTCTTTCCAACCGGATTGTTCGGCTTATCAAAGTAATCCGGATACATGTGATGCAAAGTATAATCATATAAGTATTTTTTAAAACGTTGATCAACCGGAACCTTTAGGAAGAATTCTACGAGAAGGTCATCCCACAGTGGAATTTCCCAGCCCTGATGATAGAATTCGTATACTCTTAATGAGTTAATAATAAATTTCCCTTGTCGTTCCTTCCAATCCCAATACTCAAACAACGCACTTGCTTCTTCACGATTTTCATAAGGTAGTCCTTGAAGTTGTTCAGCAATAGACGTATGTACAGCCTTCGTAACCTGATGATCATTTGTCATCCATAAGCGATGATGCTTTTTCATAATTTCCTGAACAATTTCGTCTATTGTGTATGAGCGATCAATCATTAACTCATACGGAATATGACTTCCCGCAATAAAATCTCCTGAATGACCAGGCATAAACACATATTCATGATCTTGCGCATCTAAGTTTTGCAGAAGACTTTTCACTGCCGGCCAATCTTGAATATGGGCGATTGATGATAGATTCGTTCCGAAATCTTGATAATTTCTCCACTCATCTGAATGATACCATTGAAACCAATCGCTTTTTGTATAAGGAAAAACTGACCAATCTAAGCCAAGACGGTTCGCAATTTCCTTACTCCGTACCGCTTCCTTGCTTGTTGGAACACCATATGTGAAGGTTGTGATGTTTTTAACATCATATTCCTTTAACAACAGAGCAATAATACGAGAATCATATCCCCCACTTAAAGGGATAATCACTTTTTTATCTTTTATACGCTTAACCATTTGATCAAACGTTTGATGAAAAAGCTTTGCCAATACATCAGCTGCTTCCTCTACATTCATTTCCATTGGAGAATGATAATATCGGAAGTACGTTTCTTGAGTGAGCGTTTTTCCGTTAAAAATAAGAAACTGACCAGCCTCAACTTGGTACAACCCGTGATAAAGAGTACGATTGCCCGCTGCATACCCTGTTAAAAGAAATTCAGAAACCGATAGATCATGAAGCTCAGTATCAACATCACTTTGTGAAACCTGATCTTTAATGATGAGTCGGTCGTTTTTTTGTTGATAAAACAGAGGAATTGTTCTTTTACGATCAACTGCAGCAATTGTTTGCTCAGGATCATGATAAACAAGTGCAAACTCACCCTTAATTTTCTCAAAAAATTCCCGATGAAAGGATAGTTGAATAAGTTCATCAAGAGAGTTACTCGTAAACAACTTATCTTGATAGTAAAAGTATCCCCTAAAATATAATTCTTTATTGTCTATTTTTAACTGTGACCAGCTATTTGAAAGAGTCAGGCTCACATTATTGATTTCCAAGTCAATCACCTAATTTGCTGTTTCGTGGATTGTTTTTTTTCTTAGCTCTTTATCAACACGAGTGATAAGCAGGGTAGCAAGATACACGCCCCAAGCTAGAACGATGTATAGTGGAGATAATCCATTTTCCTGTACATAAACAATCCCGATCGTGCCGATAAGCATAATAAGAAAAATTAAAGACATTTTCCAGTATGAAACTGGTACATAGTATATTTTTTGACTTTTGATAAAAATATAAATAACCGCTATGATATTTGACACTAAGAAAGCCACAACGACTCCCCATATTGTATACTTTGGAATCAACAGAAGATTTAATACAATATTCAAAACGGCCGCTGCCATAAATGCATAGGAAATAATTTTTGTTTTCTTTTGAAAGAAAATTCCTACTGAAATAATTAAATAGTAGAAGTTTAAAAATGTTGCGGCTGCAAGCAGTGCTACATATTGATAAGCAGATTCATATCCATCTCCTAGCAATAAAATAACATAAGGCATAATGGTTGCCACAACGAGTACCCCGACTGTACCCATAATTAAAATAATCAGATACACCTTCGAAAAGAGCTCTTTACTATCAGGCTTGTCCTTTAATGACATTGAATAAGGTCTCCATGCCATTTGAATCCCACTTGTAACAAGCGTGATCAGTGCCGCAAATTTCGTCGCAACTCCATATATCCCAACATCTTCAGCTGTTTTCATAAACGCTAAAAAGAAGGAGCTGGAGTTTAAAATGACCCAGAATGCGATTGAAGCTGGTACTAGTGGTAGTCCGTACTTTAATAAGTCCTTTAAAACCTCTTTATTTATCTTAAAATTGATCGCTTTAGCTAAAGGTCGAGCCAATAAAAGGACAATCAGCACTCCACTAATAATGCGCGCATAAATAATTCCTTCAACAGATTCTATAACCAGTTCAAGGAAAAGATAGGAGCCAATGGCTACCAATAGCATTTTCAAAACAGTGAGAATAACAACCTTAAGTGTTTTAAATTCATATCTTAACACCGTTAAAACAAGAGCTGATAAGGTATCTAATAATAAAATCGCTATGCTCAGATACAACAGATAAAGTCCATTGTCTGACTTTAGTAAGGTGTCTGCAAAAAACGGACCTACAAGTACAACAACAAGAAAAAGAAGTAAAACCATAGCTAATCGTATATTTAATACATTTTGTACATATACTTTTCGCTTGTTTTCATCCTTCGTATCAAAATAATAAAAAGCTAACGCAGAATCTGTTCCTAGTATAACTAAAAACAGCAGCATCGAAGTCCATCGGTCAATAATATCAACTGGTGCATATTCTGGAGCAGTTAAAAAATGTGTATAAACCGGCATCATAATGAATGCAATCATTTTCGTTCCAACATTCATTAATGCATAAAGGAGGGAATCCCCTCCTAAGCCTTTTAATTTCTGTAACACCTATAACAGCTCCCGTTCCTCAACCATTCGTACAGGTTTAGCTGGGAAGCCTTTTACTACTGTTTTTTGTTCTGTATCTTTTGTGACCAGTGCACCTGCCGCAACAAATGTTTCTTCTTCCACAACAACGCCCGGTAAAAGGATTGAGGCGCCTCCTACACGTGCTGCGCGTTTTACGACTGCACCTTTAATTTTATCGAAGCGTTCTTCCGTACGTCCCATAAAGTTATCATTTGTTGTTGTCACACATGGTGCGATAAAGACGAAATCTTCAAGTGTGGTGTAAGCTGTGATGTAAGCATTTGATTGAATTTTTACTCTGCGACCGATTTTCACATAGTTTTCAACCGTTACGCCTCTACCAACAATACATTCCGGTCCAATTTCTACGTTCTCACGTACACTCGCTAAGTCCGCAACAAGTGTGGAAGACCCGATTGTTGAGCCGGCATAAAGCACTGCATTCGTACCAATTGTTACATCATCTCCTAATTGAAGAGGTGCAACAGCTCCTGAAAGCTTGACAGTTGATGTTTTCCCCGGTGACGGCTGTTTTCCTAATACAGCTCCATCTGCAATACGAACTCCATTACCAATCACTGTGCCATCATAAATTGTTACATGATTACCGATTGTTACGTTCTCACCGATCTTTACATTTTCGCCGATCACATTAAAGTGACCAAGTGTAACTGAATCGTTCACAACTACTGTTGAATGGATACTATTCATACGATCCGCTCCCGTCCCTATTACAGTTTGATATATCTCTCTGGCTTTTTCGCAACTTCTTTTAATGCATTACGAGTATCAAATACAACACGGCTGCTGTTTGCAATCATTTCATAATCAAATGTTGTATGATCTGTTGCAATTAATACTAAATCAGCTGAAGATAATAGATCTTCTGTTAGAGCAACTGTTTCAATTTGCTTATCAATTAAACGGAATGCTGGTACAAATGGGTCAACCACTGTATAATCCGCACCCTCTTTATCTAAAATCGTTAAAATATCTAAAACTGGTGATTCACGAACATCATCAATATCTTTCTTATAAGCAACACCTAAAACCGCAACTTTTGCTCCACGAAGTGCTTTTCCATCATGGTTTAGAATGCGCATCATACGATCTACAACTAATTCAGGCATTGAGTTGTTAATTTCACCAGCAAGCTCGATTAAACGAGTATGGTAGTTGTATTCACGTGCTTTCCATGTTAAGTAGAAAGGATCGATTGGAATACAGTGACCGCCAAGACCAGGACCTGGATAGAACGCCATAAAGCCGTATGGTTTTGTTTTTGCTGCATCAATCATTTCCCAAACGTCGATTCCCATTTTTTCACAAAGAATCGCCATTTCGTTTGCTAACGCGATGTTAATGTGACGGAATGTGTTTTCAAAAATTTTCTCCATCTCCGCAACAGCTGGGCTTGATACTTCAAACACATCTCCTTCAAGAACAGCACGGTATAATGCAGACGCAACCTTTGTACAATTTTCTGTTACACCACCAACAACTTTTGGTGTGTTTTTCGTTTTAAATTGCTTGTTACCTGGATCTACACGTTCTGGAGAATACGCAACAAATACTGTGTCTCCACATACTAAGCCTTTTTCTTCTAATGCCGGTACAACGATTTCTTCTGTTGTTCCAGGGTATGTTGTTGATTCTAAAACAACTAACATGCCTTCACGCGCATACTTCGCGATTTCTTTTGAAGAGCTTTCAACATAAGAAGTGTCAGGCTGTTGATGGTGGTCAAGTGGTGTTGGTACACAAATCGCCACAGCATCTACTTCTGTAATACGGTTATAGTCTGTTGTTGCTTCAAGCATGCCAGACTTGATGATTTCTTCTAGATCTTCGTTCA
This Metabacillus endolithicus DNA region includes the following protein-coding sequences:
- a CDS encoding nucleotide sugar dehydrogenase, yielding MSHLDSILAKIENKQAVVGVVGLGYVGLPLAVEKAKAGFKVIGFDVQQSRVDQVNNAQNYIGDVVNEDLEEIIKSGMLEATTDYNRITEVDAVAICVPTPLDHHQQPDTSYVESSSKEIAKYAREGMLVVLESTTYPGTTEEIVVPALEEKGLVCGDTVFVAYSPERVDPGNKQFKTKNTPKVVGGVTENCTKVASALYRAVLEGDVFEVSSPAVAEMEKIFENTFRHINIALANEMAILCEKMGIDVWEMIDAAKTKPYGFMAFYPGPGLGGHCIPIDPFYLTWKAREYNYHTRLIELAGEINNSMPELVVDRMMRILNHDGKALRGAKVAVLGVAYKKDIDDVRESPVLDILTILDKEGADYTVVDPFVPAFRLIDKQIETVALTEDLLSSADLVLIATDHTTFDYEMIANSSRVVFDTRNALKEVAKKPERYIKL